A stretch of DNA from Methanolinea mesophila:
GCCCTGGGGAGTCTCGCTACCGCATCGACCGCCTCGGCAACCGTCTTTTCCCCGACGAGGGGGATGGTGTCCACCGAGATACGTTCTCCCCGGATATTGTGCCTGTCGGCCTCGTTCACCGCTCCCATGGCGACCTGCGCCACCTGTGCGCCGCCCCCGATGATGATCACCCTCGTCCCATAGATATGGGAAAAAGATTCCGTGCGGGTGATGTCCCGGACCGAGGAGATCCCGCTCAGTTCGCAGATCATCTGGTCCTGGTCCACGCCGTCCTCATACTCCACGTAGAGTTCGGCCATCCCCTTCCAGGGACCCGAGTCGAAGATCTCCTGGTGGACCATGAGCACATTTGCCCGGCAATGTGCGACAACCGTAAAAATGTCCTTCAGAACGCCTTTTCTGTTCTCGGCAATG
This window harbors:
- a CDS encoding DUF5612 domain-containing protein translates to MNEVSSGVYAVRIIAENRKGVLKDIFTVVAHCRANVLMVHQEIFDSGPWKGMAELYVEYEDGVDQDQMICELSGISSVRDITRTESFSHIYGTRVIIIGGGAQVAQVAMGAVNEADRHNIRGERISVDTIPLVGEKTVAEAVDAVARLPRASILVLAGSLMGGEISRAVDRVRDAGIPVIALKMAGSVPRHADMVVTDPLQAGVFAVMHVSTKAVFDITRVRGQEF